Proteins from a genomic interval of Pseudomonadota bacterium:
- a CDS encoding DksA/TraR family C4-type zinc finger protein, producing MAGGWARDGAEQEQIDATVNDAIKRARSELSHGVSATHCEDCGDAIPERRREAIRGVRRCVRCQEEEDQRRGATSGYNRRGSKDSQLR from the coding sequence GTGGCCGGTGGATGGGCGCGAGATGGCGCCGAGCAAGAACAGATCGACGCCACCGTCAACGACGCGATCAAGCGCGCGCGCAGTGAGCTCAGCCACGGCGTGAGCGCCACCCATTGCGAAGACTGCGGTGATGCCATCCCCGAACGTCGCCGGGAGGCCATCCGTGGCGTACGGCGTTGCGTGCGCTGCCAGGAAGAAGAGGACCAGCGCCGCGGCGCTACGAGCGGCTACAACCGCCGCGGCAGCAAGGACAGTCAGCTGCGGTAA
- the yghU gene encoding glutathione-dependent disulfide-bond oxidoreductase: MSDTKPYTPAAVWTWDQPSGGQFANINRPVAGATHEKALPTGEHPLQLYSLATPNGVKVTVMLEELLARGHAGAEYDAWLIRITEGDQFSSGFVEVNPNSKIPALLDRSTDAPTRVFESGAILLYLAQKFGEFLPNEAAPRAETMNWLFWQMGSAPMLGGGFGHFYSYAPEKFEYPIDRFAMEVKRQLDVLDRCLAQREYVAGGEYTIADMAIWPWYGALARGLLYDAAEFLQVQDYTHVQRWAEQIAARPAAQRGRMVNRTWGEPSSQLHERHAASDFEQRTQDKLEGA, encoded by the coding sequence ATGAGCGACACCAAGCCCTACACCCCTGCCGCCGTCTGGACCTGGGATCAACCGAGCGGCGGCCAATTCGCCAACATCAATCGCCCTGTCGCCGGCGCCACGCACGAGAAGGCGCTGCCGACCGGCGAGCATCCGCTGCAGCTGTACTCCCTGGCCACACCGAACGGCGTCAAGGTCACCGTGATGCTCGAGGAACTGCTGGCGCGGGGTCATGCAGGCGCCGAGTACGATGCCTGGTTGATCCGCATCACCGAGGGCGATCAGTTCTCGAGCGGCTTTGTGGAGGTCAACCCGAACTCGAAGATCCCCGCTCTTCTCGATCGCAGCACGGACGCGCCCACCCGCGTGTTCGAATCGGGCGCGATTTTGCTTTACCTAGCCCAAAAATTTGGTGAGTTCCTCCCCAACGAGGCGGCGCCCCGCGCGGAGACCATGAACTGGCTGTTCTGGCAGATGGGCAGCGCGCCGATGCTCGGCGGCGGCTTCGGGCACTTCTACAGCTATGCGCCCGAGAAGTTCGAGTACCCTATCGATCGCTTCGCCATGGAGGTGAAACGGCAGCTCGATGTGCTCGACCGCTGCCTTGCGCAACGCGAGTACGTTGCGGGTGGTGAGTACACGATCGCCGACATGGCGATCTGGCCCTGGTACGGCGCGCTCGCGCGCGGATTGCTCTACGACGCCGCGGAGTTTCTGCAGGTGCAGGACTACACTCACGTGCAGCGCTGGGCTGAGCAGATCGCCGCACGACCGGCTGCCCAACGAGGGCGTATGGTGAACCGTACGTGGGGTGAGCCGAGCTCGCAGCTGCACGAGCGCCACGCCGCCTCGGATTTCGAGCAGCGCACGCAGGACAAGCTGGAGGGCGCCTAG
- a CDS encoding glutathione S-transferase family protein, with protein MGLLVDGKWVDQWYDTKASGGRFQRAESAFRHWVTADGSPGPTGDGGFPAASGRYHLYVSYACPWAHRTLLYRALKGLTAHIDVSVVHWVMRENGWTFAEDDEGIVGDRLFASPFLRDVYLRAQPSMTGRVTVPILWDTLGNTLVSNESADIIRMFGRAFDGVGANERNFYPPAHREEIDALNAQIYATVNNGVYRAGFATTQSAYEEAVGPLFDTLDALEGRLRQQRYLLGAEITEADLRLLPTLLRFDLVYHGHFKCNLRRLVDYPSLWAYTRDLYQTPGVAGTCNFDHAKRHYYESHASVNPTGIVPMGPLVDFQAPHGRDG; from the coding sequence ATGGGGCTGCTAGTCGATGGAAAGTGGGTGGACCAGTGGTACGACACCAAGGCCTCGGGCGGCCGCTTCCAACGCGCTGAATCTGCCTTTCGCCACTGGGTGACCGCCGACGGCTCTCCCGGGCCCACCGGCGACGGTGGCTTCCCTGCGGCCAGCGGCCGCTATCATCTTTACGTCTCCTACGCCTGCCCCTGGGCCCATCGCACCCTGCTCTACCGCGCCCTCAAGGGACTCACGGCGCACATCGATGTATCGGTAGTACACTGGGTGATGCGCGAGAACGGCTGGACCTTCGCTGAGGACGACGAGGGCATCGTGGGCGACCGCCTCTTCGCCAGCCCCTTCCTGCGCGACGTGTACTTGCGCGCGCAGCCGTCGATGACCGGTCGGGTGACCGTGCCGATCCTCTGGGACACGCTCGGCAACACCCTCGTCTCGAACGAGTCCGCCGACATCATTCGCATGTTCGGGCGCGCCTTCGACGGCGTAGGTGCCAACGAGCGTAACTTCTACCCGCCAGCGCATCGCGAGGAGATCGATGCCCTGAACGCGCAGATCTACGCCACGGTCAACAACGGTGTTTACCGCGCCGGCTTTGCCACCACGCAGAGCGCCTACGAGGAAGCCGTCGGCCCGCTCTTCGACACCCTCGATGCGCTGGAAGGCCGCTTGCGGCAGCAGCGCTACCTGCTGGGGGCCGAGATCACGGAGGCTGATCTGCGCCTGCTGCCCACGCTCCTACGCTTCGATCTGGTCTACCACGGCCACTTCAAATGCAACCTGCGCCGGCTGGTGGACTACCCGAGTCTGTGGGCCTACACGCGCGACCTCTACCAAACACCAGGGGTTGCCGGGACCTGCAACTTCGACCACGCCAAACGCCATTACTACGAGAGCCACGCCTCGGTAAACCCGACGGGCATCGTGCCCATGGGCCCCCTGGTCGACTTCCAGGCGCCTCACGGCCGCGATGGGTGA
- a CDS encoding Bcr/CflA family efflux MFS transporter, with the protein MALGMLIATSALSIDILLPAIPALAEHFQISEHASQYAVTAYLAGFALGQLPMGLLADRYGRRPVITAGIGVFIMTGLIGALASSAGVLFAARFVQGIAGAVGPVVARAIARDIGGEDHGARLLATLVTILGLAPLLAPLIGGAMTEWAGWRTTLLAIPCYGLATLLAIWRLVPESLPPSERQRQLGAAQVLESLRALGAHPAALVAVALACAPYGGYLAMITSASTVLIGDYHLSPATFGAIFATGAAAYTAGAATSRQLMTNRSSRWVLWLAINVFVVSALLMAIILIAGPVPLWALWGTVAVFIFAVSLITPIATGLALAPLPGSAGFTAAIIGTGSMAAGTLGSLLTATFYAPYGVSMLGVMIGSSAVTVLTYTLGRSALGYAREQEQTR; encoded by the coding sequence ATGGCCCTGGGGATGCTGATCGCCACCTCGGCCCTGTCGATCGACATCCTACTGCCCGCGATTCCCGCCCTTGCGGAGCACTTTCAGATCAGCGAGCACGCCTCGCAGTACGCTGTCACCGCGTACTTGGCCGGCTTCGCCCTCGGCCAACTGCCGATGGGACTGCTCGCCGACCGCTACGGACGCCGCCCCGTGATCACCGCCGGCATCGGCGTGTTCATCATGACCGGTCTCATCGGCGCGCTGGCGAGTTCGGCTGGCGTACTCTTCGCAGCCCGCTTCGTGCAGGGTATCGCTGGCGCCGTGGGCCCCGTGGTGGCGCGCGCCATCGCTCGCGATATCGGAGGTGAGGACCACGGGGCGCGCCTGCTGGCCACGCTCGTCACCATCCTTGGGCTCGCTCCTCTGCTAGCGCCGTTGATCGGCGGCGCCATGACCGAGTGGGCAGGCTGGCGTACGACCCTCCTCGCTATTCCCTGCTACGGCTTAGCGACTCTGCTCGCGATCTGGCGTCTGGTCCCGGAGAGCCTTCCCCCGAGCGAGCGCCAGCGGCAGCTGGGCGCCGCCCAAGTGCTCGAGAGCCTGCGCGCCCTCGGCGCTCACCCCGCCGCCCTCGTGGCCGTCGCCCTGGCGTGCGCCCCCTACGGCGGATACTTGGCGATGATCACCAGCGCCTCGACGGTGTTAATCGGTGACTATCACCTCTCGCCCGCGACCTTCGGCGCCATCTTCGCCACCGGTGCGGCGGCCTACACGGCGGGAGCGGCCACCTCACGCCAGCTCATGACCAACCGATCATCCCGCTGGGTGCTCTGGCTCGCCATCAACGTCTTCGTCGTCAGCGCCTTGCTGATGGCGATCATCCTGATCGCGGGGCCCGTGCCGCTTTGGGCCTTGTGGGGGACAGTCGCGGTCTTCATCTTCGCCGTGAGCCTAATCACGCCGATCGCCACGGGCTTGGCGCTGGCGCCACTCCCGGGATCCGCCGGGTTCACGGCGGCGATCATCGGCACCGGAAGCATGGCGGCGGGCACGCTGGGCTCCCTGCTCACGGCCACGTTCTACGCGCCATACGGCGTCAGCATGCTGGGCGTCATGATCGGCAGCTCAGCGGTGACGGTGCTGACCTACACACTCGGCCGATCCGCCTTGGGGTACGCGCGAGAGCAGGAGCAGACTCGCTAG